In a genomic window of Saccharomyces kudriavzevii IFO 1802 strain IFO1802 genome assembly, chromosome: 2:
- the RPL19A gene encoding 60S ribosomal protein eL19 (similar to Saccharomyces cerevisiae RPL19B (YBL027W) and RPL19A (YBR084C-A); ancestral locus Anc_3.312): MANLRTQKRLAASVVGVGKGKVWLDPNETSEIAQANSRNAIRKLVKNGTIVKKAVTVHSKSRTRAHAQSKREGRHSGYGKRKGTREARLPSQVVWIRRLRVLRRLLSKYRDAGKIDKHLYHVLYKESKGNAFKHKRALVEHIIQAKADAQREKALNEEAEARRLKNRAARDRRAQRVAEKRDALLKEDA, translated from the exons AT GGCTAACTTACGTACTCAAAAGAGACTTGCCGCTTCTGTCGTCGGTGTTGGTAAGGGAAAGGTTTGGTTGGACCCAAACGAAACCTCTGAAATTGCTCAAGCCAACTCCAGAAACGCCATCAGAAAATTGGTTAAGAACGGTACCATCGTTAAGAAGGCCGTTACTGTCCACTCTAAATCCAGAACTAGAGCCCATGCCCAATCCAAGAGAGAAGGTCGTCACAGTGGTTATGGTAAGAGAAAGGGTACCAGAGAAGCCCGTTTACCATCCCAAGTCGTCTGGATCAGAAGATTACGTGTCTTGAGAAGATTATTGTCTAAGTACCGTGACGCTGGTAAGATCGACAAACACTTGTACCACGTTTTATACAAGGAATCTAAGGGTAATGCTTTCAAGCACAAGAGAGCTTTGGTTGAACACATTATTCAAGCTAAGGCAGATGCTCAACGTGAAAAGGCTTTGAAcgaagaagctgaagctAGAAGATTGAAGAACAGAGCTGCTCGTGACAGAAGAGCCCAAAGAGTTGCTGAAAAGAGAGATGCTTTGTTGAAGGAAGACGcttaa
- the TEC1 gene encoding Tec1p (similar to Saccharomyces cerevisiae TEC1 (YBR083W); ancestral locus Anc_3.310), with product MSLKVEDFGTDISRNIELYSGRIFDVYIQKDSYSQSNLDDMFPEAVAPDPSCVKNEEEDDINLVNAPPQFELVNTGLGAKSDDLRSSSVKSTFTDKQRKSEVPSLSVNNYFPGQRSEDSSAAESWGIGCDKWSEKVEEAFFEALRLIMKNGTTKIKIRNANFGRNELISLYIKHKTNVFRTKKQISSHIQVWKKTIQNKVKDSLTLTSREEELLHLIEHGAEQTTENSNLFYDIFEEIIDFSPSINDSGSITPKNLHANNTSNNELSIHSRLLTPITASNEKKIENFIKIDAASQAKTPLIYAKHIYENMDGYKCIPSKRVLEQLSPTESHQEGDANGETYSNKKAILETARNIEIEQRKIINKYQRISRIQEHESNTEFSSNSNSASDYESEEEVVPRSTAVPQLQNRPASYYKNNGMPYPLSKVRGRPMYPRPAEEVYNSNYAQGLPQYQTSYFSQLLLSSPQHYEHSPHQRNFTPSNQSHGNFY from the coding sequence ATGAGTCTTAAAGTAGAGGACTTTGGCACGGATATTTCTAGAAATATAGAATTATATAGCGGTCGAATCTTTGACGTTTACATACAGAAAGACTCGTATTCGCAGTCAAATTTAGATGATATGTTTCCAGAAGCCGTTGCTCCGGACCCTAGCTGCgtgaaaaatgaagaggagGATGACATCAACCTCGTTAACGCGCCTCCTCAATTTGAACTGGTCAATACAGGGCTAGGAGCCAAATCAGATGATTTGAGATCTTCATCGGTAAAGAGTACTTTCACTGATAAACAGAGGAAAAGTGAAGTACCAAGTCTATCCGTGAACAATTACTTTCCAGGGCAAAGAAGCGAAGACTCATCAGCAGCGGAATCCTGGGGCATCGGTTGCGATAAATGGTCGGAAAAAGTAGAAGAGGCATTTTTTGAGGCACTGagattgataatgaagaatggAACCactaaaataaaaataagaaacGCCAATTTCGGGAGAAACGAACTCATTTCCTTGTACATTAAGCACAAAACCAATGTGTTCAGGACCAAAAAGCAAATCTCTTCGCATATCCaagtttggaaaaaaacaatacaAAACAAAGTTAAGGACTCTTTGACCTTGACATCAAGAGAGGAGGAACTTTTACATCTTATCGAACATGGTGCTGAACAAACCACTGAAAACTCAAACTTGTTCTATGACATATTCGAGGAGattattgatttttcaccttcaatTAACGATTCAGGAAGTATAACTCCTAAAAATCTGCATGCCAATAACACGAGCAACAATGAATTGTCAATTCATTCAAGATTACTCACACCAATCACCGCCTCgaacgagaaaaaaatcgaaaatttcatcaaaatcgACGCTGCATCTCAAGCAAAGACTCCCTTAATCTACGCTAAACACATTTATGAAAACATGGACGGTTACAAATGCATTCCATCTAAGAGAGTCCTTGAACAACTTTCTCCCACGGAATCTCACCAAGAAGGTGATGCTAATGGGGAGACTTATTCTAACAAGAAAGCAATTCTAGAAACCGCCAGAAATATTGAAATAGAGCagagaaaaataatcaacAAATACCAAAGGATTTCCCGCATACAAGAACATGAAAGTAATACTGAGTTCAGTTCCAATTCCAATTCCGCTTCAGATTATGAgtctgaagaagaagtggTTCCAAGATCAACTGCAGTTCCACAACTCCAAAACAGACCAGCGTCGTACTATAAGAATAATGGAATGCCCTACCCTCTTTCCAAAGTACGAGGAAGACCGATGTACCCCAGACCTGCTGAAGAAGTCTATAACTCAAATTACGCTCAAGGTTTGCCCCAATATCAAACTTCTTATTTCTCACAACTGTTACTGTCATCACCCCAGCATTACGAACATTCCCCACATCAAAGGAACTTTACTCCGTCTAACCAATCGCATGGGAATTTCTACTAA
- the MIS1 gene encoding trifunctional formate-tetrahydrofolate ligase/methenyltetrahydrofolate cyclohydrolase/methylenetetrahydrofolate dehydrogenase MIS1 (similar to Saccharomyces cerevisiae MIS1 (YBR084W); ancestral locus Anc_3.311), producing the protein MLSRLSLLRNSRALHHAKWRTYRFKASPTLHVSEYHILSGKKLAQSIREKANNEIQAIKLKHPNFKPTLKIIQVGGRPDSSTYVRMKLKASKDGGVDCVIEKLPTDITELELLKKISDINDDESIHGLLIQLPLPGHLDETTITNAIDFKKDVDGFHRYNAGELAKKDGKPYFVPCTPHGCMKLLDEAHVKIDGKNAVVLGRSSIVGNPVASMLKNANATVTICHSHTKNIAEVVSQADIVIAACGMPHYVKGDWIKEGAVVIDVGINYIPDNSKKSGQRLVGDVEFDSVKEKASYITPVPGGVGPMTVAMLVSNVLLAAKRQYAESEKLPAIKPLPLHLEKPVPSDIDISRAQSPKHITQVAEELGIRSEELELYGHYKAKISPSILKRLQSRENGKYVLVAGITPTPLGEGKSTTTMGLVQALSAHLGKPSIANVRQPSLGPTLGVKGGAAGGGYAQVIPMDEFNLHLTGDIHAIGAANNLLAAAIDTRMFHESTQKNDSTFYTRLVPRKNGKRKFTPSMQRRLRRLGIDKEDPDALTPEEIKKFARININPDTITIRRVVDINDRMLRQITIGEAPTEKGFTRTTGFDITVASELMAILALSKSLYEMRERIGRMVVGANYNNEPVTVEDIGCTGALTALLRDAIKPNLMQTLEGTPVMVHAGPFANISIGASSVIADMMALKLVGSVKNPLNNKDSHEPGYVVTEAGFDFAMGGERFFDIKCRSSGLVPDAVVLVATVRAIKSHGGAPNVKPGQPLPKEYTEENVDFVAKGVSNLVKQIENVKTFGIPVVVAINRFETDSQAEIEVIKKAALNAGASYAVTSNHWMEGGKGALDLANAVVDATTEPKDFRFLYDVNNSIEDKLTSVVQKMYGGAKIEVSPEAQKKIDTYKKQGFGNLPVCIAKTQYSLSHDQSLKGVPTGFTFPIRDVRASIGAGYLYALASEIQTIPGLSTYAGYMAVEVDDEGEIEGLF; encoded by the coding sequence atgcTTTCGAGATTATCTTTATTGAGAAACTCGAGGGCGCTCCATCATGCTAAATGGCGTACTTACCGCTTCAAAGCTTCGCCAACTCTACATGTTTCAGAGTACCATATTCTTTCTGGTAAAAAACTTGCTCAGTCTATTCGCGAAAAGGCTAATAACGAGATACAAGCCATTAAACTCAAGCATCCCAATTTCAAGCCCACATTGAAAATTATTCAAGTTGGGGGCAGACCTGACTCTTCCACGTATGtaaggatgaaattgaaggcTTCGAAGGACGGTGGTGTAGACTGCGTCATAGAAAAGTTACCAACAGATATCACTGAGCTTGAgcttctgaaaaaaatcagcgACATCAACGACGATGAGTCTATTCATGGGTTGTTGATCCAACTGCCATTGCCTGGTCATTTGGATGAAACCACGATTACGAATGCTATCGACTTCAAAAAAGACGTTGACGGATTTCATAGATATAACGCTGGCGAATTGGCTAAAAAGGATGGTAAACCGTACTTCGTACCATGTACTCCCCATGGTTGTATGAAGTTACTTGACGAAGCTCATGTCAAGATAGATGGTAAGAACGCTGTTGTGCTGGGCAGATCTAGTATCGTCGGAAATCCAGTCGCTtcaatgttgaaaaatgccAACGCAACTGTCACCATTTGCCACAGTCATACAAAGAACATTGCGGAAGTGGTTTCCCAAGCTGACATAGTTATCGCAGCTTGCGGGATGCCTCATTATGTTAAAGGCGACTGGATCAAAGAAGGTGCCGTTGTTATCGATGTTGGTATCAACTATATTCCTGATAACAGTAAGAAAAGCGGCCAAAGATTAGTTGGTGATGTTGAATTCGATTCTGTAAAGGAAAAGGCATCTTATATCACCCCTGTTCCTGGTGGAGTAGGGCCAATGACTGTCGCTATGCTTGTTTCTAATGTACTACTTGCTGCTAAAAGGCAATATGCGGAGTCTGAAAAGCTTCCAGCGATCAAACCTCTTCCTCTACACTTAGAAAAACCAGTTCCTTCGGATATTGATATATCAAGAGCTCAGAGTCCTAAACATATCACGCAAGTGGCTGAAGAACTGGGGATTCGCTCCGAGGAATTGGAATTGTACGGTCATTATAAGGCAAAGATTTCCCCAAGTATTCTCAAAAGATTACAATCTCgtgaaaatggtaaataTGTTCTTGTTGCGGGCATCACGCCAACCCCGTTGGGTGAAGGTAAATCCACTACAACCATGGGATTGGTGCAAGCTTTATCCGCTCATTTAGGCAAGCCTTCCATTGCGAACGTTAGACAACCATCTCTGGGCCCTACCTTGGGTGTAAAAGGCGGTGCTGCGGGTGGTGGTTATGCTCAAGTTATTCCTATGGACGAGTTCAACCTACATCTAACCGGTGATATCCACGCTATTGGGGCTGCCAACAACCTGCTTGCAGCTGCTATTGACACCAGAATGTTCCATGAGTCCACTCAAAAGAATGACAGTACATTTTATACAAGATTagttccaagaaaaaatggcaagAGGAAGTTTACCCCATCTATGCAAAGAAGGCTCAGAAGATTAGGTATCGACAAAGAAGACCCTGACGCTTTGACACCTgaggaaatcaaaaaatttgctaGAATAAACATAAATCCTGACACTATTACAATCAGACGGGTTGTCGATATTAATGATAGAATGTTAAGACAAATTACTATTGGAGAGGCCCCTACGGAAAAAGGGTTTACAAGGACTACTGGATTCGATATTACTGTTGCCTCTGAATTAATGGCTATCCTAGCTTTATCCAAAAGCTTGTACGAGATGAGGGAACGTATTGGACGAATGGTTGTTGGCGCCAATTATAATAATGAGCCCGTGACAGTAGAAGATATTGGCTGTACTGGTGCTCTGACCGCATTATTACGTGATGCTATAAAACCTAATCTAATGCAAACTTTAGAAGGTACTCCCGTAATGGTTCATGCTGGTCCTTTCGCCAATATATCCATCGGTGCATCATCAGTCATTGCAGACATGATGGCATTGAAGCTTGTAGGTTCAGTCAAGAATCCATTAAACAACAAGGACTCCCATGAGCCCGGTTACGTCGTTACTGAAGCAGGATTTGATTTTGCCATGGGTGGTGAAAGATTCTTTGATATCAAATGTCGTTCCTCTGGGTTGGTACCAGATGCAGTCGTTCTAGTTGCAACGGTAAGAGCCATAAAGTCTCATGGCGGCGCTCCAAATGTTAAACCAGGACAACCATTACCAAAAGAATACACAGAAGAAAACGTTGACTTTGTTGCCAAGGGAGTTAGTAACCTAGTcaaacaaattgaaaacgTCAAAACTTTTGGAATTCCAGTCGTTGTGGCGATCAATAGATTCGAAACAGATTCACAAGCGGAGATTGAAGTGATCAAAAAGGCAGCATTGAATGCGGGAGCATCCTATGCAGTTACTTCTAATCACTGGATGGAAGGTGGTAAAGGGGCACTAGACTTGGCAAACGCTGTAGTCGACGCTACGACGGAACCGAAAGATTTTAGGTTTTTATATGACGTTAACAACTCAATTGAGGACAAGCTTACCAGTGTCGTCCAAAAAATGTATGGCGGGGCAAAGATCGAAGTTTCACCAGAAgctcaaaaaaagattgaCACTTATAAGAAACAAGGATTTGGTAATCTTCCCGTCTGTATTGCTAAGACACAGTATTCTTTATCTCATGACCAATCATTGAAAGGTGTACCTACTGGCTTCACGTTCCCAATTAGAGATGTGAGAGCTTCAATCGGTGCAGGTTACTTATACGCTCTAGCATCCGAAATACAAACTATACCAGGTTTATCAACATATGCCGGTTACATGGCAGTGGAAGTTGACGATGAGGGTGAGATTGAAGGTCTATTTTAG
- the AAC3 gene encoding ADP/ATP carrier protein AAC3 (similar to Saccharomyces cerevisiae PET9 (YBL030C) and AAC3 (YBR085W); ancestral locus Anc_3.316) — translation MSNNAKQQESSFIVNFLMGGVSAAIAKTAASPIERVKILIQNQDEMIKQGTLEKKYSGIVECFKRTAKQEGLISFWRGNTANVIRYFPTQALNFAFKDKIKLMFGFKKEEGYGKWFAGNLASGGAAGALSLLFVYSLDFARTRLAADAKSSKKGSTRQFNGLVDVYKKTLKSDGIAGLYRGFMPSVIGIVVYRGLYFGMFDSLKPLLLTGSLEGSFLASFLLGWAVTTGASTCSYPLDTVRRRMMMTSGQAVKYNGATDCLRKIVAAEGVSSLFKGCGANILRSVAGAGVISMYDQLQMILFGKKFK, via the coding sequence ATGAGTAACAACGCTAAGCAACAAGAGTCGAGCTTTATTGTTAATTTCTTGATGGGTGGTGTCAGTGCGGCAATCGCGAAGACAGCTGCCTCACCCATTGAAAGGGTCAAGATCTtgattcaaaatcaagacGAGATGATTAAGCAAGGTACTTTGGAGAAGAAGTACTCCGGCATTGTGGAGTGCTTTAAGAGAACTGCTAAACAGGAAGGTCTGATCTCGTTTTGGAGGGGGAATACCGCTAATGTTATTCGTTATTTTCCAACTCAAGCTTTAAACTTTGCCTTTAAGGATAAAATCAAACTGATGTTtggtttcaaaaaagaggaaggCTATGGGAAATGGTTCGCAGGTAATCTGGCCTCTGGTGGTGCTGCAGGTGCTCTTTCGTTACTGTTTGTTTATTCCCTAGATTTTGCCAGAACAAGATTGGCCGCCGATGCTaagtcttcaaaaaagGGTAGTACTCGTCAATTCAATGGGTTAGTTGATGTTTATAAGAAGACTTTAAAATCGGATGGTATTGCGGGACTATACAGAGGATTCATGCCATCAGTAATCGGTATTGTAGTTTATAGAGGGTTATATTTCGGTATGTTTGATTCACTCAAGCCGCTTTTGTTAACGGGCTCGTTAGAAGGCTCATTTTTGGCATCGTTTTTACTAGGTTGGGCTGTTACTACAGGGGCTTCAACATGTTCCTACCCATTGGACACAGttagaagaagaatgatgatgacTTCAGGTCAGGCTGTCAAATATAATGGAGCCACGGATTGTCTCAGAAAGATCGTGGCAGCTGAAGGCGTGAGTTCCTTATTCAAAGGCTGTGGCGCGAATATCCTGAGAAGTGTTGCGGGCGCAGGTGTTATCTCCATGTATGACCAGTTGCAAATGATACTGTTCGGTAAGAAATTCAAATGA